The following proteins are encoded in a genomic region of Methanobrevibacter sp.:
- a CDS encoding tRNA (adenine-N1)-methyltransferase, protein MILDERGKKYVLKEGKEFQSDLGIVSAEQISCAEVGDELKSHLDHTFKIIKPTVNDFIEIMDRRCSILIQKDIGTVLARTGLGAGDRVVDSGTGAAAIALNFGNVVGETGQVYTYEIREDFAEVARKNIENFGINNIEVKNKDIKEGIDETDIDLVFLDLPKPFEIFEDVYDTLKLGGWLAVYAPYIDQAEVAYRVAKKLGFFDIEIIETLERGLEVRPQGVRPKTRMVGHSGYLLFARKL, encoded by the coding sequence ATGATATTGGATGAACGTGGAAAAAAATACGTCCTTAAAGAAGGAAAGGAATTCCAAAGCGATTTGGGTATAGTCTCTGCCGAACAGATATCTTGTGCTGAAGTGGGTGATGAACTCAAAAGTCATTTGGACCATACTTTTAAAATCATAAAACCTACTGTAAATGATTTCATTGAAATAATGGATAGACGTTGTTCTATTTTAATTCAGAAAGATATTGGGACTGTTTTAGCTAGAACAGGTCTTGGTGCTGGGGACAGAGTTGTAGATTCTGGAACTGGTGCTGCTGCTATTGCATTGAACTTTGGAAATGTGGTAGGTGAAACAGGGCAGGTTTATACCTATGAAATTAGGGAAGACTTTGCAGAAGTTGCACGAAAAAATATAGAAAATTTCGGTATCAATAACATTGAAGTTAAAAATAAAGATATTAAAGAAGGAATTGATGAAACAGATATTGATTTAGTATTTTTAGACCTTCCGAAACCATTTGAAATATTTGAGGACGTTTATGACACTTTGAAGCTTGGAGGATGGTTGGCGGTTTATGCACCTTATATTGATCAAGCCGAAGTGGCTTATAGAGTGGCCAAAAAATTGGGATTCTTTGATATTGAAATCATTGAAACACTTGAAAGAGGTCTTGAGGTTAGACCTCAGGGAGTAAGGCCTAAAACTCGAATGGTAGGACATAGTGGATATCTTCTTTTTGCAAGAAAGCTTTAG
- a CDS encoding putative zinc-binding protein: MDEKMALASCTGMSALGLISRAAVSDLVGENEDLISICITSTACDKKAALSLIKRFPIIAVNGCNNNCVNKILESKGVSVKETVDVSQHIDDYNAKNISRLGENEKHVDRIKNEINNLI, from the coding sequence ATGGATGAAAAAATGGCTCTGGCGTCATGTACTGGCATGTCTGCTTTAGGATTGATTTCAAGAGCGGCTGTAAGTGATTTGGTTGGAGAAAATGAGGACCTAATTTCTATTTGCATCACATCAACGGCTTGTGATAAAAAAGCTGCTTTAAGTTTAATAAAGCGTTTTCCCATAATTGCGGTTAATGGTTGTAATAACAATTGTGTCAATAAAATTCTTGAATCTAAAGGAGTTTCTGTTAAGGAAACTGTTGATGTGAGTCAACATATTGACGATTATAATGCAAAAAATATTTCTCGATTGGGAGAAAATGAAAAACATGTTGATAGAATTAAAAATGAAATTAATAATCTAATATAA
- a CDS encoding M48 family metalloprotease yields MNGTWKLRLRLWIVSLLMFAIVFAIIVLACTLTGYRFGFGGYFLISIGIIFLQYWFGPSLVKRTMRVRPLSKAESPKIYAMVEEMSSKAGIPTPEIGVSEIGIPNAFAYGRSKGSGHIAVTAPIINLLDDDELKAVIGHEIGHIKHNDMIVTTVISVLPMICYYLALSFLFSRDNNENAGIMIIIGIVGYGAYLLGQLLVLFVSRIREYYADQASVELGNKPSALVSGLYKLSYGAARASDKTIKDVSTNRAFFANDINHGDRDVACFQQIDFDHDGRISDEDLAKFYRAEVVNSFSDNFTELFSTHPDSLKRARRLAELEFEK; encoded by the coding sequence ATGAATGGTACATGGAAACTTAGATTGAGGCTTTGGATAGTCTCTCTTTTAATGTTCGCAATTGTTTTTGCAATTATTGTGCTTGCTTGCACTCTTACAGGTTATAGATTTGGATTTGGAGGATACTTTTTAATCAGTATTGGAATTATTTTCTTGCAATACTGGTTTGGACCTTCACTTGTAAAACGCACTATGAGAGTAAGGCCTCTTTCTAAAGCAGAATCACCTAAGATTTATGCTATGGTTGAAGAGATGTCTTCAAAAGCAGGCATTCCAACACCGGAAATAGGGGTGTCCGAAATAGGAATTCCTAATGCATTTGCATATGGAAGATCAAAAGGTAGTGGACATATTGCTGTAACAGCACCAATTATAAATCTTCTTGATGATGATGAACTAAAGGCGGTTATAGGTCATGAAATAGGCCATATTAAACATAATGACATGATTGTCACTACTGTTATTAGTGTATTGCCTATGATTTGTTATTATCTTGCGTTGTCTTTCTTATTTTCAAGAGACAATAATGAAAACGCAGGTATCATGATAATTATTGGAATCGTTGGTTATGGTGCCTACCTATTGGGTCAGCTATTGGTATTGTTTGTTTCAAGAATAAGGGAATACTATGCTGATCAGGCTAGTGTGGAACTTGGAAACAAACCGTCAGCATTGGTGTCTGGACTTTATAAATTGTCCTATGGTGCGGCAAGAGCTAGTGATAAAACTATTAAGGATGTAAGTACTAACAGGGCTTTCTTTGCAAATGATATTAATCATGGTGATAGGGATGTTGCATGCTTCCAACAAATAGATTTTGATCATGATGGTAGGATATCTGATGAGGATTTAGCTAAATTCTACAGGGCGGAAGTTGTTAACTCATTTTCCGACAATTTCACAGAATTATTCTCAACACATCCTGATAGTTTAAAAAGAGCACGTAGATTGGCGGAACTTGAATTTGAAAAATAG